A genomic region of Anas acuta chromosome 1, bAnaAcu1.1, whole genome shotgun sequence contains the following coding sequences:
- the SINHCAF gene encoding SIN3-HDAC complex-associated factor: MFGFHKPKMYRSIEGCCICRAKSSSSRFTDSKRYEKDFQNCFGLHEARSGDICNACVLLVKRWKKLPAGSKKNWNHVVDARAGPSLKTTLKPKKMKTLSGSRIKSNQISKLQKEFKRHNSDAHSTTSSASPAQSPCYSNQSDEGSDMEMSAGSSRTPVFSFLDLTYWKRQKVCCGIIYKGRFGEVLIDTHLFKPCCSNKKSVTEKPEQEGPQSPAISTQEEW, translated from the exons ATGTTTGGCTTTCATAAACCGAAGATGTATCGGAGTATAGAGGGCTGCTGTATTTGCAGAGCTAAATCTTCCAGTTCCCGTTTCACTGACAGTAAACGCTACGAAAAGgattttcagaactgttttgG tctCCACGAGGCCCGCTCAGGAGATATTTGCAATGCATGTGTGCTTTTGgtgaaaaggtggaaaaaactGCCAGCAGGATCCAAAAAAAACTGGAATCAT GTCGTAGATGCCAGGGCTGGACCCAGTTTGAAAACAACGctgaaaccaaagaaaatgaaaactctcTCTGGAAGCAGGATAAAGAGCAATCAAATCAGCAAGCTGCAAAAGGAATTCAAGCGGCACA ACTCTGATGCCCACAGCACCACTTCAAGTGCCTCCCCAGCTCAGTCACCCTGCTACAGTAACCAGTCTGATGAGGGCTCTGACATGGAGATGAGTGCTGGGTCCAGCAGAACAccagttttctcctttctagATCTCACGTACTGGAAAAG gCAAAAGGTCTGCTGTGGAATTATTTACAAAGGGCGTTTTGGGGAAGTCCTCATAGACACTCATCTCTTCAAACCTTGCTGTAGCAATAAAAAGTCTGTCACTGAGAAGCCAGAACAAGAAGGACCACAATCACCAGCAATCTCCACCCAAGAGGAGTGGTGA